The DNA region GATTCATTAGAAATTATAGCTAAAAAATTTTATACAGTTAATGATAAAGCATTAAAAGAAACACTCTCACTTTTAGACTATACTAGTTTAGAAAAATCTGCTGAACTTGTATCAAGAGCCGAAAGGGTTTATTTTTTTGGAGTGGGATTCTCCGGAACTACTGCAATGGAGTCTAAATATAAATTTATGAGACTTTCTATAAATTGTGATGCTTATACTGATAATCATTTTATGGCCATGGCAGCTTCTCTTCTTAATCCTAATGATGTTGTTATCGGGATATCTCATTCAGGAAGTTCATTGGAAACTGTAAAAGGACTTGAAATTGCTAGAAGTGTTGGTGCAAAAACCATATGCATTACTCATCATGCAAAATCACCTATTACAAAACATGCTGACATTACACTATTAAATGGTTCAAAAGAAGGACCTTTACAAGTTGGAGGAGTTGGAACTAAGATTGCTCAACTTTTTGTTATTGATCTTATATATACACAAGTTGTTAGAATTAATAAAGATAAAGCTATTCGTAACACAAAAAAAACTAGAGAAGCTATCGAAAAAAAATTATATTAATAAATATAATAAAATCAATATTTACTGATTTTTTAAAAACTTTTTTTATTTTTTTTATTGACATCCTCTTTATCTTATGATAGAATTATTTTCGTCGAAAGCGTGGAGGAATGTCCGAATTGGCTAAGGGGCCGGTCTTGAAAACCGGTAAGGCGCAAGCTATCTGGGTTCGAGTCCCAGTTCCTCCGCCACTCAAGTTTAATATGGAGAAATGGCAGAGCTGGCCGAATGCGCACCCCTGCTAAGGGTGTATACCTCCGGGTATCGAGGGTTCGAATCCCTCTTTCTCCGCCAGATGATTAAAAAGTGGATAATCCACTTTATTTTTTTATGTGCACCCATAGCTCAATTGGATAGAGCACTTGACTACGGATCAAGGGGTTAGGGGTTCAACTCCTCTTGGGTGCGCCAAAAAAAATATTTGACAAATATTTTTTATGTGATATAATATATTGTATTTTAAAATCAAATATATTTTGTAAAGAAGAAACCTGTGTTTCTCACCTTACGGGCTAAAGGCTTACATAAGGTCATTTAATAGTTAATGTAATTTATAGGTTTATTTATATATATAATAAATAACTATTAAGAGAGACAGGGTATTTATATACCCTGTTATTTTTTTAGGAGGTGTTTTTTATTTCTCAAAAGACGCGAATTAATGACAAAATTCGAGCAAAAGAAGTAATGGTTATCGGTGATAATGGTGAACAATTAGGAGTAATGAAATTAAATGATGCACTTGATTTAGCATCAGAAAAAAAACTTGATTTAGTTGAAGTAGCTCCAAATGCTAATCCAATTGTTTGTAAAATAATGGATTACGGAAAATTTAAATATGACAAAGAAAAAAAAGCTAAAGAAGCTAAAAAAAATCAAAAAGTTGTTGTTGTAAAAGAAATTAAATTTAAATCAAGAATTGACAAACATGATTTTGATACTAAAGTATCTAAAATATCTAAATTTTTAGAAAAAGAATACAAAGTAAAAGTTAGCTTAATGCTTTTCGGTAGAGAAAGAATGCATTCTGAAATTGGTATTAATTTACTTGACCAAGTTGCTGAAATATTTGCTGATAAAGCAGTTGTAGATAAAAAATATAATGAAGCTCAAAAATTTTTAATGCTATCACCTAAAAAGCAATAAATTTAGTATATAGCAGAATT from Hypnocyclicus thermotrophus includes:
- a CDS encoding MurR/RpiR family transcriptional regulator → MQNNIDIGRLIPMITSLDYEFTKSEKKVAKLVINNTEKIIYSSITDLADLAEVGEATIIRFCRKLGFKGFQGFKMALAQELSMNKQTPTNLSINTPIEETDSLEIIAKKFYTVNDKALKETLSLLDYTSLEKSAELVSRAERVYFFGVGFSGTTAMESKYKFMRLSINCDAYTDNHFMAMAASLLNPNDVVIGISHSGSSLETVKGLEIARSVGAKTICITHHAKSPITKHADITLLNGSKEGPLQVGGVGTKIAQLFVIDLIYTQVVRINKDKAIRNTKKTREAIEKKLY
- the infC gene encoding translation initiation factor IF-3, encoding MFFISQKTRINDKIRAKEVMVIGDNGEQLGVMKLNDALDLASEKKLDLVEVAPNANPIVCKIMDYGKFKYDKEKKAKEAKKNQKVVVVKEIKFKSRIDKHDFDTKVSKISKFLEKEYKVKVSLMLFGRERMHSEIGINLLDQVAEIFADKAVVDKKYNEAQKFLMLSPKKQ